In Massilistercora timonensis, the following are encoded in one genomic region:
- a CDS encoding AroM family protein, with protein MKIGAITIGQAPRTDVTADIMDIFEGQVELKQAGGLDGLTKEEIAKFTPEEGDYVLVSRLTDGSSVTFAERYILPRLQQAIDELEAEGCRLIMFFCTGKFPETLTSRNIPLIYPCDILDRIVPLMTKKSNIICMTPSPLQLSQTEGKWSQYVDKVTSIAASPYGPWEDLEKAAQQVKDMDADLIVLDCIGYTQEMKRMFEEKTGKLVVLPRTLLARVVSELTDLKKRG; from the coding sequence ATGAAGATTGGAGCGATCACCATTGGCCAGGCGCCAAGAACTGACGTGACGGCGGATATCATGGATATTTTTGAAGGACAGGTGGAACTTAAGCAGGCCGGAGGGCTGGACGGGCTTACAAAAGAGGAGATCGCGAAGTTTACGCCGGAAGAGGGAGACTATGTGCTGGTTTCCCGCCTGACGGACGGGAGTTCTGTGACCTTCGCGGAGCGTTATATCCTGCCCAGGCTGCAGCAGGCCATCGATGAGCTGGAGGCGGAAGGCTGCCGGCTGATCATGTTCTTCTGCACAGGGAAATTTCCGGAGACTTTAACATCCCGAAATATCCCTCTTATCTATCCCTGCGATATCCTGGACCGGATCGTGCCCCTGATGACCAAAAAGTCAAATATCATCTGTATGACGCCCTCTCCTCTCCAGCTTAGCCAGACAGAGGGGAAATGGAGTCAGTATGTGGACAAGGTAACGTCTATTGCGGCGTCTCCCTATGGCCCCTGGGAGGATCTGGAGAAGGCGGCACAGCAGGTGAAGGATATGGATGCGGACCTGATCGTTCTGGACTGCATCGGATACACTCAGGAGATGAAGCGGATGTTTGAAGAAAAAACCGGGAAACTGGTAGTGCTTCCAAGGACACTTCTGGCCCGCGTGGTCTCCGAATTGACAGACTTGAAGAAAAGAGGATAA
- a CDS encoding glycine--tRNA ligase yields MVEKTMEKIVALAKSRGFVYPGSEIYGGLANTWDYGNLGVELKNNVKKAWWQKFVQESPYNVGVDCAILMNPQTWVASGHLGGFSDPLMDCKECHERFRADKMIEDYAKENGLELPDSIDGWSHEKMEAYIEEHQIPCPTCGKHNFTEIREFNLMFKTFQGVTEDAKSVVYLRPETAQGIFVNFKNVQRTSRKKIPFGICQIGKSFRNEITPGNFTFRTREFEQMELEFFCEPDTDLEWHAYWKQFCLDWLKSLGLKDEEVRYRDHEPEELSHYSKATTDVEFLFPFGWGELWGIADRTDFDLTQHQTVSKQDLSYFDDEKKIKYIPYVIEPSLGADRMVLAFLCSAYDEEELEGGDMRTVLHFHPALAPVKIGVLPLSKKLSEGAEKIYTQLCKKYNCEFDERGNIGKRYRRQDEIGTPFCVTYDFDSEEDGAVTVRDRDTMEQERVKIEDLESYFEKKFAW; encoded by the coding sequence ATGGTAGAAAAGACAATGGAAAAGATCGTGGCTTTGGCCAAATCAAGAGGGTTTGTATATCCCGGTTCCGAGATCTACGGCGGGCTTGCCAATACATGGGATTACGGAAATCTTGGCGTGGAGCTGAAGAATAATGTGAAGAAGGCCTGGTGGCAGAAGTTCGTCCAGGAGTCTCCCTACAATGTGGGCGTGGACTGCGCGATCCTGATGAATCCCCAGACCTGGGTGGCCAGCGGACATCTGGGAGGGTTCAGCGATCCCCTGATGGACTGTAAGGAATGCCACGAGCGTTTTCGGGCGGACAAGATGATCGAGGATTATGCCAAGGAGAACGGGCTTGAGCTGCCGGACAGCATCGACGGCTGGAGCCATGAGAAGATGGAGGCGTACATCGAGGAGCATCAGATCCCCTGCCCCACCTGTGGAAAGCATAACTTTACAGAGATCCGGGAGTTCAACCTGATGTTCAAGACCTTCCAGGGCGTGACCGAGGACGCCAAGAGCGTAGTATATCTCCGTCCGGAGACCGCCCAGGGAATCTTTGTAAACTTTAAGAATGTACAGCGTACCTCCCGGAAGAAGATCCCCTTCGGGATCTGCCAGATCGGCAAATCCTTCCGGAACGAGATCACGCCGGGCAACTTTACCTTCCGTACCAGAGAGTTCGAGCAGATGGAGCTGGAATTCTTCTGTGAGCCGGATACGGACCTGGAGTGGCACGCATACTGGAAGCAGTTCTGTCTGGACTGGCTGAAGTCTCTGGGTCTGAAGGACGAGGAAGTGCGCTATCGTGACCATGAGCCGGAAGAGCTGAGCCATTACAGCAAGGCCACCACGGACGTGGAGTTCCTCTTCCCCTTTGGCTGGGGCGAACTGTGGGGGATCGCGGACCGGACAGACTTCGACCTGACCCAGCACCAGACGGTGTCCAAGCAGGATCTGTCCTACTTTGACGATGAGAAGAAGATCAAATACATCCCCTACGTGATCGAGCCGTCGCTGGGCGCGGACCGTATGGTACTGGCTTTCCTGTGCAGCGCCTATGACGAGGAAGAGCTGGAAGGCGGAGACATGCGTACCGTCCTTCATTTCCATCCGGCGCTGGCTCCGGTGAAGATCGGCGTGCTGCCGCTGTCCAAGAAGCTGAGCGAGGGCGCGGAGAAGATCTATACCCAGCTGTGCAAGAAATACAACTGTGAGTTTGATGAAAGAGGAAATATCGGCAAGCGCTACCGCCGCCAGGATGAGATCGGAACACCGTTCTGCGTGACTTACGATTTCGACTCTGAGGAAGACGGCGCAGTGACGGTCCGCGACCGCGACACCATGGAGCAGGAGCGGGTGAAGATCGAAGATCTGGAGAGCTACTTCGAGAAGAAGTTTGCGTGGTAA
- a CDS encoding PucR family transcriptional regulator: MKLTVKDIKELWNNGQAELVAGAEGLDRPVAFYDMMEQPDIKPWLRKELLLITTGYAIRNDKEAVLTLIRDLNEAGASALAIKTRFFDRFPQEALKLADNLHFPLFFLDDGVGFVEAVYPVMVALVEAKSGMEMHTRYQIGQVEKKKLDQKFYFDLTRGDFDREEEAQMRAVSLYWPHLPIRVMEILPSSGSEEVTEKKREKARKKTEEFLMKQNVIYNSISFPKKDLILFQEPGRPGAFEKELETFRENLVRTVKQEYHILVSGRAESYLKVAEADRQLGELRRLTGIPTVEEKTLWWEQMGYEELLLQISRLPEVQRYIEERFRNLVEYDQKHGARLLWTLEELMQNNGSRKETAEKLFLHRNTMAYRVKKIEEILECSLGDSQTVQELAFLCKMREYQNI, from the coding sequence ATGAAGCTGACGGTAAAAGATATCAAAGAATTATGGAATAACGGACAGGCGGAACTGGTGGCAGGAGCAGAAGGCCTTGATCGTCCGGTGGCGTTCTACGATATGATGGAACAGCCGGATATCAAGCCGTGGCTCAGAAAAGAGCTGCTTCTGATCACAACCGGATACGCGATCCGCAACGATAAAGAAGCCGTCTTGACATTGATCCGGGATTTGAATGAAGCGGGGGCGTCTGCCCTCGCCATCAAAACCCGGTTTTTTGATCGGTTTCCCCAGGAAGCCCTGAAGCTGGCAGATAACCTTCATTTCCCCCTTTTCTTCCTGGATGACGGGGTGGGGTTTGTGGAAGCGGTGTATCCGGTGATGGTGGCCCTTGTAGAGGCGAAAAGCGGCATGGAGATGCATACCCGGTATCAGATCGGCCAGGTGGAGAAGAAGAAACTGGATCAGAAGTTCTATTTTGATCTGACCCGGGGGGATTTTGACCGGGAAGAAGAGGCGCAGATGCGGGCGGTATCTCTTTACTGGCCCCATCTTCCCATAAGAGTGATGGAGATCCTGCCTTCCTCCGGCAGTGAGGAAGTAACGGAGAAAAAGCGGGAAAAGGCAAGAAAGAAAACGGAAGAGTTTCTTATGAAACAAAATGTTATATATAACAGCATTTCTTTTCCTAAGAAGGACCTGATCCTTTTTCAGGAACCGGGAAGGCCCGGCGCTTTTGAGAAGGAGCTGGAGACCTTCCGGGAAAATCTTGTCAGAACTGTAAAACAGGAATATCATATCCTGGTTTCCGGCAGAGCAGAAAGTTATCTGAAAGTGGCGGAGGCAGACAGGCAGCTGGGAGAACTTCGCAGGCTTACAGGAATACCTACGGTTGAAGAGAAGACTTTGTGGTGGGAGCAGATGGGATATGAGGAACTGCTGCTTCAGATCTCCAGACTGCCGGAGGTTCAAAGGTATATAGAGGAACGTTTCCGCAATCTTGTGGAGTATGACCAAAAGCATGGAGCAAGGTTGCTCTGGACCTTGGAAGAACTGATGCAGAACAACGGCTCCAGGAAGGAGACGGCGGAAAAACTGTTTCTTCACAGGAATACCATGGCATACCGGGTAAAGAAGATTGAGGAGATCCTGGAGTGCAGTCTGGGAGATTCTCAAACGGTACAGGAGCTTGCCTTTCTGTGCAAGATGAGGGAATACCAGAATATTTAA
- a CDS encoding nitroreductase family protein: MELLTAINERHSIRSFEEKKVPEELLLKLADAAQKAPSASNLQAWRFLFVTEEEKREKVDFFSPGLSGRPPVILVICSDMAKALKRGGENAKKYGCMMDAAMAAENLMLAAREYGLGTCAIKSYNETAVRKILEIPEDYRIELIVSIGYPKGEPRCPARPAVEEIAFFNSFGEAGRKE; this comes from the coding sequence ATGGAGTTGCTGACAGCGATCAATGAACGGCACAGCATCCGGTCTTTTGAGGAGAAAAAAGTGCCTGAGGAACTGCTGTTGAAACTGGCGGACGCAGCGCAGAAAGCGCCTTCTGCCAGTAATCTCCAGGCCTGGAGATTCTTGTTTGTGACAGAAGAGGAAAAACGGGAGAAAGTGGACTTTTTCAGCCCGGGGCTTTCCGGCAGGCCGCCGGTGATCCTGGTGATCTGTTCGGATATGGCAAAGGCTCTTAAGCGGGGCGGAGAAAATGCGAAGAAGTACGGCTGTATGATGGACGCGGCAATGGCGGCGGAGAATCTTATGCTGGCAGCCAGGGAATATGGTCTTGGGACCTGTGCTATCAAATCCTATAACGAGACGGCAGTGCGCAAGATCCTGGAGATCCCGGAGGACTACCGGATTGAACTAATCGTCTCCATCGGCTATCCCAAGGGAGAGCCCCGGTGCCCTGCAAGGCCGGCGGTGGAAGAGATCGCCTTTTTTAACTCGTTTGGAGAAGCTGGGAGAAAGGAATAG
- a CDS encoding aminopeptidase gives MQDFVKIAEQVLVSCLGVKKDESVLVITDDTRKEIGEAFYQAACDLGCEGLLMVMKEREVSGQEPPKAVAEAMKAADVVIAPTAKSLTHTAARIQAAAAGTRVATMPGITREMFGKGAMTADYQEVEKLTARITDMLTRADKARIEKDGKVLEISLKGRDGVPSPGVYKEPGKCGNLPSGEAYIAPLEDGSEGEMIIDGSMVGIGKLESPLHMKISGGKLREVTGDKSENLEILLKNETNGTLCELGIGTNEAAILNGIILEDEKVYGTVHIAFGTNASFGGVNKAECHMDGIILRPTLYLDDTLVIKEGVFQV, from the coding sequence ATGCAGGATTTCGTAAAGATTGCCGAGCAGGTGCTTGTCTCCTGCCTGGGCGTGAAAAAGGATGAATCTGTCCTTGTGATCACAGATGACACGAGAAAAGAGATCGGGGAGGCCTTCTATCAGGCGGCCTGCGATCTTGGTTGTGAAGGGCTTCTGATGGTTATGAAAGAGCGGGAAGTCAGCGGCCAGGAGCCGCCCAAAGCGGTGGCGGAGGCCATGAAGGCGGCGGATGTAGTCATTGCGCCTACAGCCAAATCCCTGACCCATACCGCGGCCAGGATCCAGGCGGCTGCCGCCGGGACCCGGGTTGCAACCATGCCGGGCATCACCAGAGAAATGTTCGGGAAAGGGGCCATGACCGCAGATTATCAGGAAGTGGAGAAGCTGACCGCCAGGATCACGGACATGCTTACCAGAGCGGACAAGGCCAGGATCGAGAAAGATGGAAAGGTTCTGGAGATCTCCCTGAAAGGGCGGGACGGCGTGCCCAGCCCGGGAGTCTACAAGGAGCCTGGCAAATGCGGGAACCTTCCCTCCGGGGAAGCCTATATTGCGCCGCTGGAAGACGGCTCTGAGGGAGAGATGATCATCGACGGTTCCATGGTGGGGATCGGGAAGCTGGAAAGCCCTCTGCACATGAAGATCTCCGGTGGAAAACTCCGGGAAGTGACAGGAGACAAAAGTGAAAATCTGGAGATTCTTCTGAAAAATGAGACCAACGGGACTTTATGTGAACTTGGGATCGGGACCAATGAGGCGGCCATCTTAAACGGGATCATCCTGGAAGATGAGAAGGTGTATGGCACTGTGCACATCGCTTTTGGAACCAACGCGTCATTTGGCGGGGTGAACAAAGCAGAGTGCCATATGGACGGGATTATTCTGCGCCCCACATTGTATCTGGACGATACCCTTGTGATCAAAGAAGGAGTTTTTCAGGTATAA
- a CDS encoding OPT/YSL family transporter — MDEQRKKSYEQLHITAAEHPKAFAPHVVILNVVMSVLGAIIGLELIVRTGVAPNTSIVGALFAIILSRIPLKFLQKYRSIHSQNMIQTAISGATFSAANSLLLPIGIPVIMGRWDLMMPLLIGVFIATIIDATILYKTFDSEMFPAEGAWPPGVASAQSILAVVEKGRKAMLLLGGMVIGVGGKIIGIPTDLLGVSWFGDFVAMAALGVGSIVIGVINTNGFIIDIFGKSFPVITNIFGEGANLTADPMFQYMPHGIMIGAGMIALLQVCKMLFSKKGDDASAAGKFSRSMGNMKSALGWGYVAYFVVAIALAVITGIWSEMSPVKLVIWIIYAAFAAIASELIVGISAMYSGWFPGFATALIFLLVGMLIGFPSIPLAILVAYTAATGPAFSDMAYDLKCGYILRGCGQDPDLEKVGRKQQYISEIVGFTVAFVMVALLAKTYFSQGLFAPVDATFAATIEAGASGAVAKWLLIWAIPGAIIQFLGGARQVGILFATGLLVGSTINGLTIIVALIIRAVLVRRNKENEDTLNILGAGALAGAALYSFFTATLALGSKKK, encoded by the coding sequence ATGGACGAACAAAGAAAAAAATCGTATGAACAGCTGCATATTACCGCGGCTGAGCATCCAAAGGCGTTCGCGCCCCACGTAGTCATCCTGAATGTTGTGATGAGTGTGCTTGGCGCGATCATTGGTCTGGAGCTGATCGTACGTACAGGCGTTGCGCCCAATACGTCGATCGTTGGAGCCTTGTTTGCGATCATTCTTTCCAGGATCCCGTTGAAATTCTTACAGAAGTACCGGAGTATCCACAGCCAGAACATGATCCAGACAGCTATCTCCGGAGCAACATTTTCTGCGGCGAACAGCCTGCTGCTCCCAATTGGTATCCCTGTGATCATGGGAAGATGGGACCTGATGATGCCGCTGCTGATCGGTGTGTTTATCGCCACCATCATTGATGCGACGATCCTTTATAAAACTTTTGATTCCGAGATGTTCCCGGCAGAGGGCGCATGGCCGCCTGGAGTGGCTTCCGCCCAGTCTATTCTTGCCGTGGTAGAGAAAGGCCGGAAAGCCATGCTCCTTCTTGGCGGTATGGTGATCGGTGTAGGCGGCAAGATCATCGGGATCCCGACAGACCTTCTGGGTGTGTCCTGGTTTGGTGATTTTGTGGCAATGGCAGCCCTTGGTGTGGGGAGTATCGTGATCGGTGTGATCAATACCAATGGATTTATCATCGACATTTTTGGGAAGAGCTTCCCTGTTATTACAAATATCTTTGGTGAGGGAGCGAATCTTACCGCGGATCCTATGTTCCAGTATATGCCTCACGGCATCATGATCGGAGCCGGTATGATCGCACTGCTTCAGGTCTGCAAGATGCTGTTCTCCAAGAAGGGAGACGACGCCAGCGCGGCAGGTAAATTCAGCCGGAGCATGGGCAATATGAAGAGCGCCCTGGGATGGGGCTATGTGGCTTACTTTGTAGTAGCCATCGCTCTTGCGGTGATCACCGGGATCTGGTCCGAGATGTCCCCGGTCAAACTGGTCATCTGGATCATCTACGCTGCCTTCGCAGCTATCGCTTCTGAGCTGATCGTGGGAATTTCCGCTATGTATTCCGGATGGTTCCCGGGATTCGCCACAGCGCTGATCTTCCTTCTGGTGGGAATGCTGATTGGATTCCCCAGCATACCTTTGGCGATCCTGGTTGCCTATACGGCGGCTACAGGCCCGGCATTTTCCGATATGGCCTATGACCTGAAGTGCGGATATATTCTGAGAGGGTGCGGACAGGATCCGGACCTGGAGAAAGTGGGAAGAAAACAGCAGTATATTTCTGAAATTGTAGGATTTACCGTTGCCTTTGTTATGGTAGCCCTTCTTGCGAAGACTTACTTCTCGCAGGGACTTTTTGCACCAGTAGATGCCACCTTTGCAGCGACCATCGAGGCCGGCGCAAGCGGAGCGGTTGCCAAGTGGCTTCTGATCTGGGCGATCCCGGGTGCGATCATCCAGTTCCTGGGAGGGGCCCGTCAGGTGGGAATCCTGTTCGCCACCGGTCTTCTGGTTGGAAGTACCATCAATGGTCTTACCATTATCGTGGCTCTGATTATCCGCGCGGTCCTGGTAAGAAGGAACAAAGAGAACGAGGATACCCTCAATATCCTGGGTGCAGGCGCGCTGGCAGGTGCTGCTCTGTACAGCTTCTTCACGGCAACGCTGGCTCTTGGAAGCAAGAAAAAATAG
- a CDS encoding DUF1177 domain-containing protein → MLMKQIIDAFDVLDDANVTGKKVEEYLRTIKADADIQVYELKGPKGSTDMLKVRIPGTKGKTNGGTAPTIGLLGRLGGLGARPERIGFVSDGDGALAAVALAAKLLDMQNKGDFLEGDVLVSTHICPDAPTQPHDPVPFMGSPVEMSQVNHEEVSDDLDAILSVDTTKGNRVINTRGFAISPTVKEGYILRTSEDLLELMQITTGKLPYVFPLATQDITPYGNDVHHLNSVLQPCTATNAPVVGIAITTEVMVPGCATGATHAADVEEAARFMLEVAKAFGRGQCKFYDEDEYARLVKLYGSMKHLQTLGEE, encoded by the coding sequence ATGTTGATGAAACAGATTATCGATGCATTTGATGTGCTGGACGATGCAAATGTAACAGGGAAAAAGGTGGAGGAGTATCTGCGGACCATCAAGGCGGACGCGGACATCCAGGTTTATGAGCTGAAAGGACCAAAGGGATCTACGGATATGCTGAAAGTGCGGATCCCGGGAACAAAAGGAAAGACAAATGGCGGAACCGCTCCTACCATCGGCCTTCTGGGACGTCTGGGCGGCCTTGGCGCACGCCCGGAGCGGATCGGTTTTGTGTCTGACGGAGACGGGGCCCTGGCAGCGGTAGCTCTGGCAGCAAAGCTTCTGGATATGCAGAACAAAGGTGACTTTCTTGAGGGGGACGTACTGGTTTCCACCCACATCTGCCCGGATGCACCTACCCAGCCTCATGACCCGGTACCGTTTATGGGATCTCCGGTGGAAATGTCACAGGTAAATCATGAGGAAGTGTCCGACGATCTGGACGCCATCCTGTCTGTGGACACCACAAAGGGAAATCGCGTGATCAACACCAGGGGATTTGCCATCTCTCCCACGGTAAAAGAGGGATATATCCTGCGGACGTCAGAAGATCTTCTGGAGCTTATGCAGATCACTACAGGCAAGCTTCCTTATGTATTCCCGCTGGCAACCCAGGACATCACTCCTTACGGAAATGACGTCCATCACCTGAACAGTGTACTTCAGCCCTGTACAGCCACAAACGCCCCGGTGGTAGGGATCGCGATCACCACAGAAGTGATGGTGCCGGGCTGCGCCACAGGAGCTACCCATGCGGCGGATGTAGAAGAGGCGGCCCGCTTTATGCTGGAGGTGGCCAAAGCCTTTGGACGGGGACAGTGCAAGTTCTACGATGAGGACGAGTATGCCCGTCTTGTGAAACTGTATGGAAGTATGAAACATTTACAGACTTTGGGTGAAGAATAA
- a CDS encoding DUF917 family protein, with product MEKQEGMKLTAQMLDDILAGGTILGGGGGGDPVKGRKYAKIAVEYTDLRLVPIEAVDEDAVLLTASLVGAPNAKDQFMTAKDLAYTVEMIRKNTDLKLGGIITNEQGGEASVNGWLQAAISGLPLVDAPCNGRAHPTGVMGSMNLHKQKDYKTVQACVGGNPETGNHVECFFEGSIEHTSKLVRLASIEAGGLVAVARNPVTAAYAKENCAVGGVSFAIETGKAFRKGLETSVEEAVNSVCEFLGGRVLARGKVENFSIETTGGFDVGYAEVDGCELTFWNEYATAEKDGERLATFPDLIMTINAQTGEPVTTAMMEEGLDVYVIGTDKKNLKLSATMFDPELLQETEKVVGKEMVKYL from the coding sequence ATGGAGAAACAAGAGGGAATGAAACTGACGGCCCAGATGCTGGATGACATTCTTGCAGGCGGGACCATCCTCGGAGGAGGAGGAGGCGGAGATCCTGTCAAAGGGAGAAAGTACGCGAAGATCGCGGTGGAATACACGGATCTGCGGCTGGTCCCCATTGAGGCGGTGGACGAGGACGCAGTGCTTCTGACGGCGTCTCTGGTGGGCGCTCCCAACGCGAAGGATCAGTTTATGACGGCGAAAGATCTTGCCTATACCGTGGAGATGATCCGCAAGAATACGGATCTGAAGCTGGGGGGGATCATCACCAATGAGCAGGGTGGAGAGGCTTCTGTGAACGGCTGGCTCCAGGCTGCCATCTCCGGGCTTCCGCTGGTGGACGCGCCCTGCAACGGCCGGGCTCACCCCACAGGCGTGATGGGAAGTATGAACCTGCACAAACAGAAGGACTATAAGACGGTCCAGGCATGCGTGGGAGGAAATCCGGAGACCGGCAATCACGTAGAGTGTTTCTTTGAGGGAAGTATCGAACATACCTCTAAGCTGGTCCGCCTTGCTTCCATCGAGGCAGGAGGTCTGGTGGCGGTGGCCAGGAATCCGGTGACCGCGGCTTATGCCAAAGAGAACTGCGCCGTGGGCGGAGTAAGCTTTGCCATTGAGACAGGAAAGGCTTTCCGCAAAGGGCTGGAGACTTCCGTGGAGGAAGCGGTGAACAGCGTGTGCGAATTCCTGGGCGGCAGGGTACTGGCCAGAGGAAAGGTGGAGAATTTCTCCATAGAGACTACAGGTGGTTTTGATGTAGGATATGCGGAAGTGGACGGATGTGAGCTGACCTTCTGGAATGAGTATGCTACCGCGGAGAAGGACGGAGAACGGCTTGCCACTTTCCCGGATCTCATTATGACCATCAACGCTCAGACCGGGGAACCGGTGACCACAGCCATGATGGAGGAAGGGCTTGACGTTTATGTGATCGGAACAGACAAGAAGAATCTGAAGTTATCAGCTACCATGTTTGACCCGGAGCTTCTCCAGGAGACGGAGAAAGTGGTGGGCAAAGAAATGGTGAAATACTTATAA
- a CDS encoding DUF6092 family protein, protein MERGELELLIYLITSAQGLPGEPRIYGSIRLTEAAYKLCRILLEREPENAKLKALAERLEQDKGKALSQEEDFWNMLQDVSGMLVECM, encoded by the coding sequence ATGGAGCGAGGAGAACTGGAATTATTGATCTATCTTATTACCAGCGCTCAGGGACTTCCGGGAGAGCCAAGGATCTACGGGTCCATCCGGTTGACGGAAGCGGCTTACAAGTTGTGCCGGATCCTGCTGGAGAGGGAGCCGGAGAATGCGAAGCTGAAGGCTCTGGCAGAGCGCCTGGAGCAGGATAAAGGCAAGGCGCTGTCCCAGGAGGAAGATTTCTGGAATATGCTGCAGGATGTGTCGGGAATGCTGGTGGAATGTATGTAG
- a CDS encoding aspartate/glutamate racemase family protein, translating into MSGKEKKFKVGLIRVLTCEDPEVLYSHQRQIMEKFPELEVETKCIPDQPEGIHSPELGRIAVPKIVKTAKTFQDVDMIIVSCADDPGVREIREALPGIPVTGGGETTVAVALRYGSRIGVLGITDYAPDAYARLLQGKMILEKPEGVDSTLDLMTPEGREQVLLSGRKLKEKGAEVIALACTGLATIGIARELEEATGLPVIDPVLAEGLFAYFESVRR; encoded by the coding sequence ATGAGCGGAAAAGAGAAAAAATTCAAAGTAGGACTGATCCGGGTGCTGACCTGTGAAGACCCGGAAGTGCTGTATTCTCATCAGAGACAGATTATGGAGAAATTTCCGGAGCTGGAAGTGGAGACCAAGTGTATCCCAGATCAGCCGGAAGGGATCCACAGTCCGGAGCTTGGCCGGATCGCGGTTCCCAAGATTGTAAAGACGGCGAAAACCTTTCAGGATGTGGATATGATCATCGTCAGCTGTGCGGATGACCCGGGAGTCCGGGAGATCCGGGAAGCCCTGCCAGGTATTCCGGTAACTGGAGGCGGTGAGACAACGGTTGCAGTGGCGCTCCGGTATGGATCCAGGATCGGGGTCCTGGGGATCACCGATTATGCGCCGGATGCCTATGCGCGTCTGCTGCAGGGGAAGATGATCCTGGAGAAGCCGGAAGGGGTGGACAGTACCCTGGATCTGATGACGCCAGAGGGAAGAGAGCAGGTGCTCTTGTCCGGAAGGAAATTGAAAGAAAAGGGGGCGGAAGTGATCGCCCTGGCCTGTACAGGGCTTGCGACCATCGGCATCGCCCGGGAACTGGAGGAGGCCACCGGCCTGCCGGTGATCGACCCGGTTCTGGCAGAGGGGCTGTTTGCCTATTTTGAAAGTGTGCGCAGATAG